A window of the Trichoderma asperellum chromosome 4, complete sequence genome harbors these coding sequences:
- a CDS encoding uncharacterized protein (TransMembrane:1 (i92-112o)~EggNog:ENOG41), producing the protein MGLSNPLRRSRGTRLPMYQNLSSPTKERYSNDGYYSSSDGDSESSFSGPSSLGLRNISDSYPDRPFLVQKKLQKPSFQRPSGFYPYRLPPRIVRYIVFTVVGLILLMVGMLARASQVENWKVANGKVNSRPAPPALWEKFPFLQRYYGGIRTLVSLEENEPEYPKSSDSTPSKPASASDNKVVNRERQFPSSYSWENYTGRYEDSDIKECFLDAAGKIRPPPLRYYNGRPSGFPQHITGSYEVLNLPEDVCFERYGKFGPYGFGYSIRTGGLGTGEHGENEGAESVWGSGSRVDYREMDWADVQRRCFQANAGRYKALPAKTPSPNGFFVGGSEVAKVQSRDSQPKDSGKAKTKGDAAAAAAAEKAGTEVAKQSRTAIVVRCWDEFLFREDDFANLRSMISELSLASGGRYDVHLLVQVKNDARYPVWADHEIYEQRIRDAIPKEFQGLVTLWTETQMLSLYQGIYDLYSRGPELPVHGVYRGLTMAMQHFAYMHPEYDYFWQWEMDIRYTGHYYDLLSKIENWAKAQPRKGLWERNSRYYFPSIHGTWEDFSQMARVQSEMGAVGADNVWKNVPGVDGQPPEAAAKKKIKTVWGPIRPADEKDWFEGEKDPRPPTTYDADHYQWGVDEEADLITLNPIFDPEGTTWGLKDDITGYNRSLPLPPRRASIITTSRMSRRLLMTMHKMTAHKKQFAFPEMWPATVALQHGYKAVYAPHPMYVDREWPVDYMAQTYNGGRDGATGGSRTSLYGEREHNLKGLTWFYNSGFGPNLYRRWLGLKVNNDGGEEYEKTADQSGTGSEVGRGEGRMCLPPMLLHPVKEVDIPVEAPPPEELPLEVEMPESDPAA; encoded by the coding sequence ATGGGACTCTCAAACCCGCTGCGACGGTCCCGCGGGACGCGACTGCCGATGTATCAGAATCTCAGCTCACCCACGAAGGAACGATATTCTAATGATGGATATTATTCTTCGTCGGATGGTGATTCCGAATCATCATTTTCGGGCCCCTCCTCATTAGGATTAAGGAATATATCCGACTCGTATCCAGATCGCCCGTTTCTAGTCCAAAAGAAACTTCAGAAACCTAGCTTCCAGCGGCCGAGTGGCTTCTATCCTTATAGGCTGCCACCGCGAATCGTTCGATACATTGTTTTTACGGTAGTGGGATTAATACTTCTCATGGTTGGCATGCTGGCACGGGCAAGCCAAGTAGAGAACTGGAAAGTTGCCAATGGCAAAGTAAATAGCCGGCCGGCACCCCCTGCTCTGTGGGAAAAGTTTCCATTTCTGCAGAGATACTACGGCGGTATACGTACTTTGGTTTCTCTTGAAGAAAATGAGCCAGAGTATCCCAAATCTAGCGACTCTACACCATCAAAACCGGCATCAGCTTCAGATAACAAAGTTGTGAATCGTGAAAGACAATTTCCGTCTAGTTACTCTTGGGAAAATTATACCGGAAGATACGAAGATTCTGATATTAAAGAATGTTTTCTGGACGCTGCTGGTAAAATTCGCCCTCCGCCTCTTCGTTACTACAATGGCCGTCCAAGTGGGTTTCCCCAGCACATCACCGGTTCTTATGAAGTTTTGAACCTGCCGGAAGATGTCTGCTTTGAGCGATATGGAAAGTTTGGCCCTTATGGTTTTGGATACTCTATTCGTACCGGCGGTCTAGGCACAGGGGAGCACGGCGAGAATGAAGGTGCTGAGTCAGTCTGGGGCTCTGGTTCTCGTGTAGACTACCGCGAGATGGATTGGGCGGATGTTCAACGGCGCTGTTTCCAGGCCAATGCTGGCCGATACAAAGCATTGCCAGCGAAAACACCATCTCCGAATGGCTTCTTTGTCGGCGGCTCTGAAGTAGCAAAGGTCCAATCGCGTGACTCTCAGCCAAAGGACAGTGGCAAAGCAAAGACTAAaggcgatgctgctgctgctgctgctgcggaaaAAGCCGGCACTGAGGTGGCGAAGCAATCACGAACAGCCATTGTAGTCAGATGCTGGGACGAATTCCTATTCCGGGAGGATGATTTCGCGAATCTTCGATCAATGATTTCAGAGCTTTCGCTAGCCTCTGGAGGTCGTTATGACGTCCACCTGCTTGTCCAAGTGAAGAATGATGCTCGATATCCTGTGTGGGCCGATCACGAAATCTACGAGCAAAGGATTCGCGATGCAATCCCCAAAGAATTTCAGGGACTGGTTACCCTTTGGACTGAAACGCAGATGCTCTCCCTGTACCAAGGCATTTATGATCTATACAGCCGCGGCCCAGAGCTCCCAGTTCACGGAGTTTATCGCGGACTCACCATGGCTATGCAACACTTTGCGTATATGCATCCCGAGTACGACTATTTCTGGCAGTGGGAGATGGATATTCGCTACACGGGACACTACTATGATTTGCTTTCAAAGATCGAAAATTGGGCCAAGGCCCAGCCGCGAAAAGGCCTGTGGGAACGAAACTCACGATACTACTTCCCCAGTATTCATGGCACCTGGGAAGATTTTTCACAAATGGCTCGAGTGCAAAGTGAGATGGGAGCTGTAGGAGCCGATAACGTGTGGAAGAATGTGCCAGGTGTTGATGGCCAGCCCCCAGAAGCCgctgcgaagaagaagattaagaCTGTTTGGGGCCCAATCCGCCCTGCCGACGAAAAGGACTGGTTCGAGGGTGAAAAAGACCCTAGGCCGCCAACCACGTACGACGCCGATCACTACCAATGGGGCGTGGATGAGGAGGCAGATCTGATTACTCTGAATCCCATCTTTGATCCAGAAGGTACTACATGGGGTCTGAAGGATGATATCACGGGTTACAACCGCTCGCTTCCTTTGCCCCCTCGACGagccagcatcatcaccacatCTCGAATGTCAAGACGCCTCCTCATGACCATGCACAAGATGACTGCGCACAAGAAGCAGTTTGCGTTCCCTGAGATGTGGCCCGCCACAGTTGCCCTCCAGCATGGATACAAGGCTGTCTATGCACCTCACCCTATGTATGTGGACCGTGAATGGCCAGTTGATTACATGGCTCAGACATATAATGGCGGGCGCGATGGAGCTACAGGCGGATCCCGAACAAGTCTTTACGGTGAGCGCGAGCACAACCTGAAAGGCTTGACATGGTTTTACAACTCTGGCTTTGGGCCCAACCTGTATAGGCGCTGGCTGGGCTTGAAGGTGAATAACGATGGCGGAGAAGAATATGAAAAGACGGCAGACCAGAGTGGAACTGGTTCTGAAGTAGGCAGAGGGGAGGGCCGCATGTGCCTTCCGCCTATGCTCCTCCATCCCGTTAAGGAGGTAGACATTCCTGTTGAGGCACCGCCACCAGAAGAGCTACCTCTAGAGGTTGAAATGCCCGAGTCTGACCCTGCTGCATAA
- a CDS encoding uncharacterized protein (EggNog:ENOG41), which yields MSVSIAPTETITSLSLVPELNKEPSEASEASELELLKASCIVRQTPISVTLDGSSICVLAFGIVLAIHFLDSYLAEAVVSLIPLALLIHNDYNNFLKLGPGGTPSTVQGYIRITCLRMLSLRDPFTAPRPDPNRLPKAGVLSAQVLPYRAGPRPVVAGIAPQRQLDQHGSRRCYLALRRAMERLSAQSPSKFGTERSCLEKHGLALFARHPLQTNCQGEICHVHDSDHSMHMSLHPDDIKEILQKGWGQRHPLAWKGRYIQMPVTQEFVMIYAPRDEMELDIVCKIINAAIWYTLAEVVEMSPK from the exons ATGTCAGTGTCAATTGCTCCCACTGAGACGATTACGTCCTTGTCTCTGGTGCCCGAGCTTAACAAGGAGCCCTCAGAAGCCTCAGAAGCCTCcgagctggagctgttgaAAGCATCCTGCATTGTCCGGCAGACGCCCATCTCCGTTACGCTAGACGGCTCTTCTATATGTGTCCTTGCGTTCGGGATTGTACTCGCAATTCACTTCTTGGATTCATATCTGGCCGAGGCAGTCGTCAGCCTTATCCCTCTCGCACTTCTAATCCACAATGactataataactttttgaAGCTTGGGCCGGGAGGCACGCCGTCCACTGTCCAAGGCTATATCCGAATTACCTGCCTCCGCATGCTCTCTCTCCGCGACCCTTTCACAGCCCCCCGACCAGATCCGAACCGCCTTCCTAAAGCAGGAGTTCTGAGTGCCCAAGTGCTCCCATATCGCGCCGGACCTCGCCCTGTAGTTGCCGGCATCGCACCTCAACGACAGCTCGACCAACATGGCTCACGGCGATGCTATCTTGCCCTCCGCCGGGCCATGGAAAGGCTGAGCGCGCAGAGCCCCAGCAAGTTTGGCACCGAGCGTTCATGTCTGGAAAAGCACGGCCTGGCCCTGTTCGCCAGGCATCCTCTGCAGACCAACTGCCAGGGCGAGATTTGCCACGTCCACGACTCGGACCACTCGATGCACATGAGTCTCCACCCGGATGACATCAAAGAGATACTGCAAAAGGGCTGGGGACAGAGACATCCCCTGGCGTGGAAGGGCAGGTACATTCAGATGCCCGTCACTCAAGAGTTTGTCATGATTTATGCCCCAAGAG ATGAGATGGAGCTTGACATCGTCTGCAAGATTATTAATGCTGCGATATGGTACACCCTTGCAGAGGTTGTCGAAATGAGCCCGAAATGA
- the PSF1 gene encoding DNA replication protein psf1 (BUSCO:EOG092D3VHN) yields MYGDSGIKLVQHAKRTQNLAHLPPYQTELVRAVTREVRDLNKDVDDLLEPFQGSFDPSEDQAVAYTLLVNHISMRRNKRCLLAYHRTRTDKLEELVWNGADVVDLSGQQVRDGSSRNSTGLTSGDGSTSSLSPQEEDYVRQYGDLLAAYKGQWTDIDLTGSLEPPRDLFIDVRVLKDAGEIQTEYGAITLTKNSQFYVRQGDVERLIAQGYLQKLS; encoded by the exons ATGTATGGAGATTCGGGCATCAAACTG GTTCAACACGCCAAGAGAACGCAGAATCTGGCCCATCTGCCTCCATACCAGACTGAACTTGTTCGAGCAGTGACCAGAGAGGTCAGAGATCTCAACAAGGATGTCGACGATCTTCTCGAGCCCTTCCAAGGCTCTTTCGACCCGTCAGAAGACCAGGCGGTTGCATACACGTTGCTCGTGAATCACATCTCAATGCGCAGAAACAAGCGATGTTTACTGGCATACCACAGAACTCGCACCGACAAATTGGAAGAGCTCGTCTGGAACGGTGCTGATGTGGTTGACTTGTCTGGTCAGCAAGTACGAGATGGCTCATCCAGGAACAGCACGGGATTGACGAGCGGCGATGGATCTACTAGCAGTCTTAGTCCGCAAGAAGAGGACTATGTTCGGCAGTACGGCGATTTGCTGGCAGCATACAAGGGCCAATGGACGGACATTGACCTCACTGGCAGCTTGGAGCCGCCGCGGGATCTCTTCATTGACGTTCGTGTTCTCAAAGATGCGGGAGAAATTCAGACAGAATACGG GGCAATTACTTTAACAAAGAACAGCCAGTTCTACGTCCGACAGGGAGACGTGGAGCGGCTTATTGCCCAAGGATATCTGCAGAAGCTTAGCTGA
- a CDS encoding uncharacterized protein (TransMembrane:10 (o303-326i338-358o391-413i425-447o473-490i497-517o552-574i635-655o661-680i692-723o)), protein MSSSVLGFSPWRKRAPSLASQTEQSQHDRADTANHAESSMLEAGNSQHQLLSSSVGSAQGYREPIRSFIHASVRDQLAPVDSAQIARSVREDTAELASYLLSDGSTQRRPSFLQRNRPSSQEGFGPEFGDADSIEGSMRRSSGTILEVSEPPSPEEQEDVQRAGEEEGPSALANLLKRSSPPSSLPEQTSIPQGRFKNIDAEQAQSSPIDESRHRPEVAETEDSERTPLLGRQASGSGDSTSVDLEGQKTLARTRWLRGLVERRQKAKHHVIRMAKIASSPRSWNGKAIWETAVVDPVSCLPAVAVGLLLNILDALSYGMILFPLGTPLFSHLGSAGISIYYVSTIVAQLVFSTGSIFRGAVGSELIEVVPFFHNMAAKILDIVGEDNPDAVIATTIVAYALSSMLTGLVFYLMGKFKFGYMVGFIPRHILIGCIGGVGWFLIATGFEVSARLEGSLEYNLDTLEKLFETKTIPLWTCPLILAIILFYGQMKGASKYFLPLFILAIPLIFYLFVFSLDVLDPNTLRDHGWIFVGPPPDEPWWYFYTLYQFQLVHWGAIVEVIPAMFALTFFGILHVPINVPALALNSGEDHADLDKELKLHGYSNFFSGCIGSIQNYLVYANTVFFLRSGGNRRLAGYMLALLTFGVMVIGPSIIGWIPVMMVGTLIFDLGFELLLEAVWLPRKKLRPAEYLTVIVIVLVMGIYDFVVGIGVGILLAFVSLIIQTSRVSAIRGSYDGDVVTSTVRRNPSQDNYLQKVGRQIYIMKLTGYLFFGTVVSVEAKIRALLDEHAFAQKPIKFLILDMWHVSGLDYSAGEAFNTISRILNKKGVQFMLSGIDSDSELGRSLRAVGLGSGSIEVMMLPDLNSALESCENELLKTLYARQEELNSAKSSTENLDVPTTSTALASFDAPFNSPRRNYLAEAAHDALNSVEIQRRSRWQSFNEPLRLMLQIFQGLSDKNEDFWFQATPYFTRKEYPAGTILFKRGEPADGFYLLERGIIRAEYDLPQGWLCESIVAGTTLGELPFFSETSRTATAQVERDCTVWLMDLESWRKLQQKEPEIAREFLKISLKLTSERMSAITSYILTTAG, encoded by the exons ATGTCGTCCTCAGTGTTAGGGTTCTCGCCGTGGCGGAAGAGAGCTCCCAGCCTGGCCTCGCAAACGGAGCAATCGCAGCACGACCGTGCGGATACAGCTAACCACGCCGAGAGCTCGATGCTGGAAGCCGGGAATTCGCAACATCAACTATTATCCTCATCCGTGGGATCTGCGCAAGGCTATAGGGAGCCTATCCGATCATTCATCCATGCCTCAGTACGAGATCAATTGG CACCGGTCGACAGCGCGCAGATTGCGAGGAGTGTCCGCGAAGATACAGCTGAGCTAGCGAGCTATTTGCTGTCCGATGGCTCGACACAGCGTCGCCCGAGTTTTCTCCAGAGAAACAGACCGTCATCTCAAGAAGGCTTCGGGCCAGAATTTGGTGATGCTGACTCCATTGAGGGAAGTATGCGGCGTTCCTCGGGGACTATCCTCGAAGTCTCTGAACCGCCGTCgccagaagaacaagaagatgTACAACGAGCtggggaggaagagggacCTTCTGCGCTTGCTAATTTGCTTAAGAGATCGTCTCCCCCATCGTCGTTGCCAGAGCAAACCAGCATCCCGCAAGGTCGATTCAAGAATATCGACGCTGAGCAAGCCCAATCCTCGCCAATCGACGAGTCTCGGCATCGTCCAGAAGTAGCCGAAACGGAAGATTCAGAACGTACCCCTCTTCTTGGTAGACAAGCATCTGGATCGGGAGACAGTACCAGTGTTGATCTCGAAGGGCAAAAGACGCTGGCTCGGACGAGATGGCTGCGCGGACTTGTTGAGCGGCGCCAGAAAGCGAAGCACCATGTCATTCGGATGGCAAAGATAGCCTCCAGCCCTCGTAGCTGGAATGGAAAGGCTATTTGGGAGACTGCTGTTGTCGATCCAGTTTCTTGTCTTCCAGCGGTCGCAGTCGGTTTGCTACTGAACATCTTAGATGCCTTGTCATATG GTATGATCTTGTTTCCGCTTGGAACACCTCTTTTCTCCCACTTAGGATCTGCTGGTATTTCTATATACTATGTCAGCACAATTGTGGCGCAACTCGTCTTCTCTACAGGCAGTATATTTAGAGGCGCGGTGGGATCTGAACTG ATAGAAGTTGTCCCCTTCTTTCACAACATGGCGGCTAAGATTTTGGACATTGTTGGTGAAGACAACCCTGATGCGGTTATCGCCACAACAATTGTCGCCTATGCTCTAAGCTCCATGCTGACTGGCTTGGTATTCTACCTCATGGGGAAATTCAAATTTGGCTACATGGTTGGATTCATCCCCAGGCATATCCTGATAGGATGCATAGGTGGTGTTGGGTGGTTCTTAATAGCTACGGGTTTCGAGGTTTCAGCTCGACTAGAAGGGAGTCTGGAGTATAACCTCGACACATTGGAGAAGCTCTTTGAAACCAAAACTATACCGCTTTGGACATGCCCTCTGATTTTGGCTATTATCCTCTTCTATGGTCAGATGAAAGGCGCATCCAAATACTTCCTCCCCTTATTCATATTGGCTATTCCCCTCATCTTTTATCTCTTCGTTTTTTCGCTTGACGTATTGGACCCGAACACGCTCCGAGATCACGGGTGGATCTTCGTGGGACCTCCGCCAGACGAACCTTGGTGGTACTTCTATACCTTGTACC AATTTCAACTGGTACACTGGGGAGCCATCGTTGAAGTGATCCCGGCCATGTTCGCTTTGACTTTCTTTGGCATTCTTCACGTCCCTATCAATGTCCCTGCGTTGGCGCTCAACTCTGGAGAGGACCATGCCGATTTGGATAAAGAGTTAAAGCTTCATGGTTattccaattttttttcaggTTGCATAGGCAGCATTCAAAATTACTTGGTTTATGCCAACACGGTCTTTTTCCTCAGATCTGGAGGTAACAGGCGGCTTGCTGGTTATATGCTTGCGCTTCTCACCTTTGGTGTCATGGTTATTGGGCCTAGCATCATTGGATGGATTCCTGTCATGATGGTTGGAACGCTGATTTTTGACCTTGGATTTGAGCTTCTGCTTGAGGCGGTATGGCTGCCACGAAAGAAGCTCAGGCCTGCAGAGTACCTCACCGTCATTGTCATTGTTCTTGTCATGGGTATCTACGATTTTGTGGTGGGCATTGGTGTTGGGATATTGCTAGCATTTGTCTCACTCATAATCCAGACATCGAGAGTGTCGGCTATTCGTGGATCCTATGATGGTGACGTCGTTACTTCTACCGTCAGACGCAATCCATCGCAAGACAACTACCTGCAAAAAGTCGGACGGCAAATCTACATCATGAAACTCACAGGATATCTGTTCTTCGGCACAGTCGTCAGCGTGGAAGCCAAGATTCGAGCACTGCTAGACGAGCATGCGTTTGCACAGAAGCCTATTAAGTTCCTCATCCTAGATATGTGGCATGTTAGTGGGCTTGACTATTCTGCGGGCGAAGCCTTTAACACAATTAGCCGGATATTGAATAAAAAGGGCGTGCAATTTATGTTGAGTGGCATAGATTCCGATAGCGAACTAGGTCGGAGTCTGCGAGCTGTGGGACTGGGAAGCGGGAGCATCGAGGTCATGATGTTGCCTGATTTGAATTCAGCCCTGGAAAGCTGCGAAAACGAGTTGCTGAAGACTCTCTACGCCAGGCAAGAGGAGCTGAACTCGGCGAAGAGTAGTACAGAGAATTTAGATGTCCCGACAACATCGACAGCGTTGGCCTCTTTCGATGCACCGTTCAACTCTCCGCGCCGCAACTATCTTGCAGAGGCGGCCCATGACGCCCTCAACAGTGTTGAAATTCAGCGTCGGTCTAGATGGCAGAGTTTTAATGAACCGCTGCGACTCATGCTGCAGATTTTCCAGGGGCTAAGCGACAAGAATGAAGACTTTTGGTTCCAAGCAACACCCTACTTTACGCGTAAGGAGTACCCTGCTGGGACGATCCTATTCAAACGCGGCGAGCCTGCAGATGGCTTCTACCTTCTCGAGCGTGGTATCATCAGAGCAGAGTATGACCTCCCTCAAGGTTGGCTTTGTGAAAGCATTGTGGCGGGCACTACATTGGGCGAGCTGCCTTTCTTCTCCGAGACGAGTCGGACGGCAACAGCACAAGTCGAGAGAGACTGCACTGTATGGCTGATGGATCTAGAGTCCTGGAGGAAGCTTCAGCAGAAAGAACCCGAAATTGCAAGAGAGTTTCTCAAGATTTCGCTGAAGTTGACGAGCGAGCGCATGAGTGCTATCACGTCGTATATTTTGACTACAGCTGGATAA
- a CDS encoding uncharacterized protein (EggNog:ENOG41), which produces MPQSLRSILGNSNRVRKPSKPSPARQNTASTPKSSSQSPRKGKKPAPKRDAETEFQEKLSDVGIAKIFEEELTLRDVVQAMRYIRGKMFTPVPPTGFKSTRTTELLNYRLSVPPIVTIGHLNAILTSPSKVEREVVELSRSGVLRKVRVERRGGMGEALIESPDLEAMIRSTGMSDDSKDEFLKFLRENPTAQTLPRGAIKHSHTDELVRAGFLTSSLQAAPGTTLHVRPEDRTTLTSIHHVSRFASGTVSAVGGQNAIHLAGGGGGAPTLTGSSVSSSGASDFRIAVPGHGRYLKLAEGAVGWLREMLDKTKWGEAPEIWFKERFEGGGLYGMRWKDFWGVEWEWVLGQAAGLGIVEVFETGSVGRGVRALGG; this is translated from the coding sequence ATGCCACAAAGCTTGCGATCCATCTTGGGCAATTCCAACCGAGTGAGAAAACCGAGCAAGCCTAGCCCTGCGAGACAAAACACGGCTTCTACTCCCAAATCTTCATCTCAGTCTCCTAGGAAGGGCAAGAAGCCGGCGCCGAAAAGAGACGCGGAAACTGAGTTTCAAGAAAAGCTTTCAGATGTCGGGATTGCCAAGATATTCGAGGAGGAGTTGACACTCAGAGATGTGGTCCAAGCGATGAGATACATCCGGGGGAAGATGTTCACGCCTGTACCGCCTACGGGATTCAAATCTACGCGGACAACCGAGCTTCTCAACTACAGACTGAGCGTGCCGCCCATCGTCACGATTGGCCACCTGAACGCCATCCTGACATCTCCGTCAAAGGTGGAGCGAGAAGTCGTTGAGCTCTCCAGAAGCGGCGTGCTCCGGAAGGTGAGAGTCGAGAGACGAGGCGGCATGGGAGAGGCGCTCATCGAGTCGCCGGACCTAGAAGCCATGATACGAAGCACGGGGATGTCTGACGACTCCAAGGATGAATTTCTGAAGTTTCTGAGGGAGAATCCCACGGCTCAGACGCTTCCGAGGGGCGCTATCAAGCACAGCCACACAGACGAGCTTGTGAGGGCCGGATTCCTGACGAGCTCGCTGCAGGCGGCGCCTGGGACGACGCTTCATGTTCGCCCAGAAGACCGCACGACCTTGACGTCTATTCATCATGTATCTCGCTTTGCTTCCGGCACGGTATCAGCGGTCGGAGGTCAAAATGCGATTCATCTCgctggcggaggcggcggtgcGCCGACCCTCACAGGCTCGTCAGTGTCATCCTCCGGGGCGTCTGATTTCCGCATTGCGGTGCCGGGTCACGGACGGTATCTGAAGCTGGCGGAAGGGGCGGTTGGCTGGCTCCGCGAGATGCTCGACAAGACGAAATGGGGCGAGGCTCCAGAGATCTGGTTCAAGGAGCGGTTCGAGGGAGGGGGCCTGTACGGGATGCGGTGGAAAGACTTTTGGGGTGTGGAGTGGGAGTGGGTGCTTGGTCAGGCGGCTGGGCTGGGGATCGTGGAGGTTTTTGAGACGGGGAGCGTGGGAAGAGGCGTGAGAGCGCTGGGAGGGTGA